The following are encoded together in the Elusimicrobiota bacterium genome:
- a CDS encoding carboxypeptidase regulatory-like domain-containing protein: MANGLRLILMAAFFISSIFSNPLEAARGNNAPDSPETGEQEQVSYSLYGQVLDESNRFLPDARVSLGGSQAVTGADGKFNLGGLSKGSQVLSLRKDGYQTLVQTVVVLRANQSGGNFTLKKIVQPTAGAFSGRVKDYNAPARPIGAARVNIGNRMAVADPSTGRFQLDNVVFGNYTIQIFADGYEDTTYPNIAFNAGTTAQLADKIYFVKRKQAVVAGTISSFASGQALSGVRVALGQRIVTTTGDGKFKFENVPYGQVKINASRDGFKPLDLTLNLNWESPQDRQVNAPLFLKPLASLKLRGTVRDSLSNRPLGNVAVRLDTLNQHSFIRQATSDGSGIFTIDDVPEGRHRITASLAGYHDHNGYHDISEQNASNGIVSVDIPMGVKTPDGVIAGTVRDKANRSPISGATVRWTIRDPYMTKQNETDSSGVFRLEGMRLGQYRVDVFAAGIGYRDYSADYQLIGWGLPTYFDLEKIECPIVHGSAKGIKGRVGANNAAQGQAVSGASVSLDSLRGTTDANGQYLLSGNISFGNHTIQVSHPNYEPYSRAVLAHTCYDGKEISHAVALIPKAAGSGSGAPVVSQSSATIRGRVVLSDGSEMIPVANAAVSFEGPRRGLVRTNAAGEFEVAQLPMGVYSLYVSESSVGTSDRKSVNITSLGVTNVELVILDSEEEIEVEVEEHNL, encoded by the coding sequence ATGGCGAATGGGTTGCGGCTGATATTGATGGCTGCTTTTTTTATTTCCTCTATTTTTTCGAATCCTTTGGAGGCGGCCCGCGGGAATAATGCTCCGGATTCGCCGGAGACCGGCGAGCAAGAGCAGGTCAGCTATTCTCTTTATGGTCAAGTTTTGGATGAATCGAACCGTTTCTTGCCGGATGCGAGGGTTTCACTCGGCGGTTCCCAGGCTGTTACCGGCGCTGACGGCAAATTCAATCTAGGGGGTCTTTCCAAGGGAAGCCAGGTCCTTTCCTTGCGCAAGGATGGTTATCAAACCTTGGTGCAGACGGTCGTTGTGTTAAGGGCGAACCAATCCGGCGGCAATTTTACGTTGAAGAAAATCGTTCAACCGACGGCGGGAGCTTTTTCCGGGCGGGTCAAGGATTATAACGCGCCGGCCAGGCCCATCGGAGCGGCTAGAGTTAATATCGGCAACCGGATGGCCGTAGCTGATCCTAGTACCGGGCGTTTCCAGCTCGATAATGTCGTTTTTGGAAATTACACAATTCAAATTTTTGCCGATGGCTATGAGGATACGACCTATCCCAATATCGCTTTTAATGCCGGGACTACGGCTCAATTAGCCGATAAAATTTATTTCGTCAAAAGAAAACAAGCGGTTGTAGCGGGAACAATTTCTAGTTTTGCATCCGGCCAGGCTCTCTCAGGAGTCCGGGTCGCGCTGGGTCAGAGAATTGTCACTACGACTGGCGACGGTAAGTTTAAATTCGAGAATGTTCCTTATGGACAGGTTAAAATCAACGCTTCCCGAGATGGATTCAAACCCCTTGATCTGACGCTGAACTTAAACTGGGAATCCCCTCAAGACCGGCAGGTCAATGCGCCCCTTTTTCTTAAACCGTTGGCGTCTCTCAAACTTAGAGGCACGGTGCGCGATTCATTGTCGAACCGGCCTCTCGGCAATGTTGCCGTCAGGCTGGATACGTTGAATCAGCACTCATTCATTCGCCAGGCAACCAGCGACGGCAGCGGCATTTTTACCATTGATGATGTGCCCGAAGGGCGGCATCGGATCACGGCTTCTCTTGCGGGATACCATGACCATAACGGCTACCATGATATCAGCGAACAGAATGCCAGTAACGGTATCGTAAGCGTGGATATTCCCATGGGCGTTAAGACTCCGGATGGAGTTATTGCCGGCACGGTGCGCGATAAGGCCAATAGGAGCCCGATTTCCGGCGCGACCGTGCGTTGGACCATACGCGATCCCTACATGACGAAACAAAACGAAACGGATTCCTCCGGCGTATTCCGTCTTGAAGGCATGAGGCTCGGCCAATATCGGGTGGATGTTTTTGCCGCAGGCATCGGTTACCGTGACTATAGCGCCGATTACCAGCTGATCGGGTGGGGGCTTCCCACCTATTTTGATCTCGAAAAGATCGAATGTCCCATCGTGCACGGCTCGGCGAAAGGGATCAAAGGTAGGGTCGGCGCCAATAATGCGGCTCAAGGCCAAGCTGTCTCCGGAGCAAGCGTCAGCCTGGATTCATTGAGAGGAACGACCGATGCCAACGGTCAGTACCTTTTATCGGGCAATATCAGTTTCGGCAATCATACGATTCAGGTGAGCCATCCCAATTACGAACCGTACAGCCGTGCTGTTTTGGCGCATACTTGTTATGACGGCAAGGAAATCAGCCATGCGGTTGCCTTAATTCCGAAAGCCGCAGGTTCGGGCTCCGGCGCTCCCGTGGTTTCGCAATCATCGGCTACGATTAGAGGGCGCGTCGTGCTTAGCGACGGCAGTGAAATGATCCCGGTAGCCAATGCCGCCGTTTCCTTCGAAGGACCAAGGCGCGGCCTGGTTCGAACGAATGCGGCCGGAGAGTTTGAAGTCGCTCAATTGCCGATGGGCGTTTATTCACTTTATGTCTCCGAATCTTCGGTAGGGACTTCCGATAGGAAAAGCGTGAATATTACGAGTTTGGGCGTGACGAACGTAGAATTGGTTATCCTCGACTCAGAGGAAGAAATCGAGGTCGAGGTGGAAGAACACAACCTTTAA